The Lolium rigidum isolate FL_2022 chromosome 1, APGP_CSIRO_Lrig_0.1, whole genome shotgun sequence region TGTATCACTAGTGGAGGAAATTTTGCCGTTGCCTTGAATGTGAAAATTGATCATGCTCAAGGTGCTCTCACTCCAGTTTCGAAGCACTTGCCCTCAAATATGGTCTAACTCTAGCACAGTGGACTGGCTGTAAGAGGTGTCTTCTCTTCTGATTGTGCGGTGGTTGTGAACACTATTCTGAATGGGGTACAAAGATAAGGAATCACAACACCGGTCTTTGATGATCGCTATTATATGTCTAGGGATTATATCAAGACTAAGTGTGAATTTATACCCCGTGAGTCAAACCCACGAGCTTGCTAAGTTAGAGGGGTTTGGATCATGTTGTTTGGCTTGATGAACCTCTCAAGTAAATTATACCTCTGATGTTAAGTGACGTAACCTTGATTTCTATTGTGTAAGGATGTATAATTTTGTAAAGAAAAGTAAATCTAATCTAATAAGAATTAGTCTCTTCTTTGTTTGTTTCATTCATGTCATCATCATGATTTCTATTGAATCATGTCATTATATAAGAAGAAACAACTAACGCAGTTGGCACGAGCTGACTTGCATAACTAATTGGCCATCTCTAACCATGTACTGCATGACTAATCGGCCATCTCTATCCATCTACTGCATAAATAACTGGCCATCATTGTCACTCCTCCTCTCCACAGTTGTTAATGCAGTGAAGTGTAAACGATTTAGATTTGAAGCGCATTGGCTTGAGAAAAAAGGCTTTATGGAGAGTGGGACTTTCAGAGGCCTTCGATTGTGCCGGAGCGTGCACCACAATAGTTTGAAGCATACCTCAAGATGCACCGCCATATTCATCACGGGGCTACTCATGAATAGCTCCAAGTAAATTTGGTTGAGCACAtgtgaaaccatagagaaaaccaATAGATCCATTTGATCGTGTGAACTATGTCTTCAAATTATCTTTTTTTAAATTTGTAATTTAAATAAACGTGTGAATTATGTCAATCAAATACTAATGTTAAAGGTTTACTATATGTATTTGATTTATGTGTTTTGATGAAAAATGGTCAAGAAATAGACAAGAATGGACAAAAGTATgataaaaaaaaccaaaaattgaGCATGCATATAGAATTTGGCGCACGCCGTGGGAGTAGGGATGGCCTCCGCACGGACACTTTTCCAAACCACCACCAAGTCCTATCCACATAGGCAAAAACACCCAAAAAAATAGGTGTGCTCTTTTTTGCGAAACATAATACATACATAAACGATCACAAATATGTAGGTACACTCGCTTCTATGAACGTACACACATACACTTTACTCCTATGAGCACCTTTAAGAGTGCAAGAAATTGATCCTACGAatattgagattgacgaagtcaacaTAAACGTCTCGCTATCGACGAAAACATCAAAATAGGGTTTAATCTCCGGTTTGGAGGTACCACTATCCTTCCAACCATCCAATCACATATTGGTTCTCTAATAAATATGCTTTTGGAGATGGTCTTTAGGCATGTACAATGCAACATGCTCATGAGAGGTCCTTAAAGAAATAAACCAATCTTTTGTTAAGAACCGGTGCTTATTTATACTAGTTAGACGCTTAATTAACTAGGCACAACTCCGATACAAATCTTACTAAAATGCTTGATCGATTTTTATAAGCACTCATCTAAGCATCTTACAAATTACTCCATCCGTTTCATAATATAATTCTTTTTTAACAAGCTATTTTAGCTTGGCAAAAGGGCTTATGTTATGAAACAGGATAGATGATACGAAGTCGGCACGAGCTAACTTGCATACTTAATTGGCCATCTCTATCCATGTACTGCATAATTCACCGGTAAAATATGATAGGCATTGACGCATTGTGTTTGTCAACTCATGCAATTTCCACGTGCTCTAATAGCGAGCCAAATCAGTGCAGCATCCTTTCAAGTAATTGCACTGCAGTAAGGCCGATACTCTTCCTCTGTCCCATCAATCACCATACTCCTACCATCGCAGCGATGGAGGGCGccgggaggacgacgacgacggcgtgcgTGACCGGCGCGGGCGGCTTCGTGGCCTCGTGGCTCGTCAAGCTGCTCCTCTCCCGCGGCGGCCGCTACGCCGTCCACGGCACCGTCCGTGACCCGGGTAAGTTCAGTTCTTGAATCATTGGGATTCTTCCGTTGACTGTGACGGCTACTGAACAGAGATTCGATTTTCCTGTGCCTGTCGGCAGGCGACGCCAAGAACGCGCACCTGCCGGCGTTGGACGGCGCCGCGGAGAGGCTGCGGTTGTTCAAGGCCGACCTGCTGGACTACGGCAGCATGGCGGCGGCCGTCGCTGGCTGCGACGTCGTCTTCCACGTCGCCTGCCCCGTCCTCGCCAATTCCACCCCCAACCCCGAGGCACGTCAGTCGTCAGTTCACCCCTCTTTCCTATCGCTTTCCCTCTACCTGTTCGATCAGTTGCCAACAAGCAAAAACAGGGAAAACTCGTCATGTTCTGGTTGTTAGCAAATCCATGTTTGTGCAGGCTGATCTGATTGCTCCTGCTGTGACCGGCACGATGAATGTCCTCAAGGCTTGCACTGAGGCCAAGGTCAAGAGGGTCGTGGTGGTATCTTCGGTGTCTGCTGTCATGGTGAATCCCAGCTGGCCTGAAGGCAAGGCCATGGATGAAGACTGCTGGTCTGACGTCGAGTACTGCAGGACGACCGAGGTGAGATCACCAAATCATGAGGTCCTGACACATGTCACACCTTACTGCAGCGTGATGTTACAATTGTGCTACAAAGTCTCAATGGGTTGCTGAAACATCCACCTGCTAGTCTCACATTGTGTAAACATAACGTTCTTTCAGAATTGAACCGTTTCAGTGAAATTCATGCGTTTCAGACATCATCCTACTTATGCAGACATGTGGTTTTCGGTTTTCACAGGTTCTGATTCTGCCTCCCGTTGTTCTTACAGAATTGGTACTGCCTTGCCAAAACACTAGCAGAGCTTGAGGCCTTCGAATACGCAAAGAAAAGCGGACTAGATGTTGTGACAGTCTGCCCATCCTTGGTGATCGGGCCCTTGTTGCAGCCTACAGTGAACGTCAGCAGCTCGGTCATAGTTGATTTCTTGACAGGTTTGCCTCGCTTCGCGCGCGGCACTAAGAAATTGCCATTGCCACCGCCTGAATTCACTCCAGTATGTTTATATGGCTGCATTAGGCCCTCCAATGTGTGGAAAGCGACCATCTTTGATGTCCCCTGACTT contains the following coding sequences:
- the LOC124683978 gene encoding cinnamoyl-CoA reductase 1-like: MEGAGRTTTTACVTGAGGFVASWLVKLLLSRGGRYAVHGTVRDPGDAKNAHLPALDGAAERLRLFKADLLDYGSMAAAVAGCDVVFHVACPVLANSTPNPEADLIAPAVTGTMNVLKACTEAKVKRVVVVSSVSAVMVNPSWPEGKAMDEDCWSDVEYCRTTENWYCLAKTLAELEAFEYAKKSGLDVVTVCPSLVIGPLLQPTVNVSSSVIVDFLTGDHEVKTKIRNFVDVRDLADALVLVYENPEVSGRYVCNSHATKVSHVIDLLKSMYPAYKFASKFVQVSDEPSFSSRKLEMLGWKVRPLEETLRDGVESYRTAGVLD